The sequence TCGAGCAGATTGCTCCGTGCTGCGCGTGCAGGCGTTGGTAAAGCCCCGAGCAGTACTGAATTTCTCGGTCGGAGTGATGCGCCAGGGGTTCCTGCGTCGTGCGGCGCCGCAGCGCCTGGCTGTAGGCATGGGCCACCGACTCGGCGTGCAGGCTGTCGTGGACGTGATGGCCGACGATCTTGCGCGAATAGGCGTCGGTGACCAGGCTCAGGTACAGCGGGCCGCTCTGGCTGGGCAGATAGGTGATGTCGGCAACCCAGACGCGCTCCGGCGCATCGGGCAAGACCTGTTGCGGCCCTGGCTTGAGCAGATTGGGATGGCGATGGAACCGGTGAAAACTGTGGGTGGTCTTGTGGTACGCCCGCTTGGGTCGAACCAGCAGGCGGTGCTCGGCCAGCCCCCGGAACAGGCGATCGCGTCCAACTCGCAACGCGGCTTCCGCTTGCTGCTGCAACAGATAATGCAGCTTGCGTGCTCCCAGGCGCGGCTGACGCATCCGCACCTGCCGCACGAACTGGGCGATCTGTCGATCCTGCTGGCTGCGCTGATCCGCCGCCCGGTTGCGCTGGTAGTACGCCTGGCGGCTGATGCCCATGAACTGGCAAGCCCTGCTAACACTCAGCGCTTGGACTTGCCTTTGCGTGAGGACTTGCCGGGACGCTTTTTTACGATCGAAACGCCGTAGTCATTCTCCAGCACATTCACCACGGCCTCGAAGAACTGCGCCTTCTGGCTCATCACCTCAAGCTGCTGCTCGAGTTCCTTGATGCGTTGTTCCGGGGTCAACGGCAATTTCGGGGTATTCATATCCGGGCTCCGAGCCTTTCGAAGGGAGGCGCCCTGGTTCCAGTCCTGCCGGCCATGCTTGCGTAACCACACCAGCACCGTCGAGCGGCCCTGGATGCCATAGCGGGCCTGAGCCTCCTTGTAGCTCATTTCGCCTTTTTCGACCTGGTCGACCACCGCCAGTTTAAAAGCCAGCGTGTAATCACGCTGGCTGCGACGAACACCTTCTGCCATCGGGGCTCTCCTGAAATAAGGGCGAAGGTGTAAACCTTATTCAGGACGGGACACGGGCAACAAAAAAGGCTGCCGAAGCAACCTTTTTCGTTATCGAGGCGGGGCTTACTTGCGAGCGCCGAGCTCGATGAAGTCGCGCTGCTCGTAGCCGGTGTACAACTGGCGCGGACGGCCAATCTTGTACGGGCCGGAGAGCATCTCCTGCCAGTGCGAGATCCAGCCCACGGTGCGTGCCAGGGCGAAGATCACGGTGAACATGCTGGTCGGGATGCCGATGGCCTTCAGGATGATGCCCGAGTAGAAGTCCACGTTCGGGTACAGGTTGCGTTCCTTGAAGTACGGATCCTGGCGTGCCAGTTCTTCCAGCTTCATGGCCAGTTCCAGCTGCGGGTCGTTGATGCCCAGCTCGCTCAGCACTTCGTCGCAGGTCTGTTTCATGACCTTGGCGCGCGGGTCGAAGTTCTTGTAAACGCGGTGGCC is a genomic window of Pseudomonas knackmussii B13 containing:
- a CDS encoding IS3 family transposase (programmed frameshift) — its product is MAEGVRRSQRDYTLAFKLAVVDQVEKGEMSYKEAQARYGIQGRSTVLVWLRKHGRQDWNQGASLRKARSPDMNTPKLPLTPEQRIKELEQQLEVMSQKAQFFEAVVNVLENDYGVSIGKKASRQVLTQRQVQALSVSRACQFMGISRQAYYQRNRAADQRSQQDRQIAQFVRQVRMRQPRLGARKLHYLLQQQAEAALRVGRDRLFRGLAEHRLLVRPKRAYHKTTHSFHRFHRHPNLLKPGPQQVLPDAPERVWVADITYLPSQSGPLYLSLVTDAYSRKIVGHHVHDSLHAESVAHAYSQALRRRTTQEPLAHHSDREIQYCSGLYQRLHAQHGAICSMTDGYDCYQNALAERVNGILKNELLEHPPADLAQARRMVREAVDIYNRERPHLALKYKTPDAVHRAF